From Actinopolyspora lacussalsi, a single genomic window includes:
- a CDS encoding hypothetical protein (product_source=Hypo-rule applied; transmembrane_helix_parts=Inside_1_19,TMhelix_20_42,Outside_43_277,TMhelix_278_300,Inside_301_319,TMhelix_320_342,Outside_343_361,TMhelix_362_381,Inside_382_391) → MRKRAVSAALRAGVNSRTPLLVTLVFTFLVSTLVGISGGIQTATARDVLRADGTQRIVISSLDSKGTFGPLDDERMELIRSVPGVEYAVADYPSAIRTPVGTGMPRLSLATHSWGSYVSPPITGGSVAEGVLPGQVVLPARSQGVDFTRYLGRTLNFGYSDKIPAPPVSEAGIEEVADDPRPLRTDSAVIELEVIATYDHRWHADGPQTAYLAPVTAARLAAANEGKTVSQLRETSNAERVGVLVDESHEPRAVASRLREMGLGAFRMPLREQKMIATVHTWRYIALGGLLGGAALFGVFTARRNGSRERVEHRTTTAAAVALAGAVPATALGIPGALVLRAPLEEFLGLRIDHWMLLPSPVWVLLGILLPALAAAAGVVGERASGRFRRG, encoded by the coding sequence ATGCGCAAGCGGGCCGTATCGGCCGCACTGAGGGCAGGGGTCAACAGCCGCACGCCGCTGCTGGTGACGCTGGTTTTCACGTTTCTGGTCAGCACACTGGTCGGAATCAGCGGCGGAATACAGACCGCGACGGCACGCGACGTCCTTCGTGCCGACGGCACACAGCGCATCGTGATCTCCTCGCTGGACAGCAAGGGCACGTTCGGCCCCCTCGACGACGAACGGATGGAGTTGATCCGCTCCGTTCCCGGGGTCGAGTACGCGGTCGCGGACTACCCCTCGGCGATCCGGACGCCGGTGGGAACCGGCATGCCACGACTCTCGCTGGCCACGCACTCCTGGGGAAGCTACGTCTCCCCTCCGATCACGGGAGGCTCGGTGGCCGAGGGTGTGCTCCCCGGCCAGGTGGTGCTACCCGCCCGGAGCCAGGGAGTGGACTTCACTCGTTACCTCGGACGCACGCTGAACTTCGGCTACAGCGACAAGATCCCGGCGCCCCCGGTCTCGGAGGCCGGAATCGAAGAGGTCGCGGACGACCCGCGCCCGCTCCGTACTGACTCGGCGGTCATCGAGCTCGAGGTGATCGCCACCTACGACCACCGGTGGCACGCGGACGGGCCGCAGACCGCCTACCTCGCGCCGGTGACCGCCGCACGGCTGGCCGCTGCGAACGAGGGCAAGACCGTTTCCCAGCTACGAGAGACCAGCAACGCCGAACGGGTCGGCGTGCTGGTCGACGAGTCGCACGAACCGAGGGCGGTGGCTTCCCGGCTACGCGAGATGGGGCTCGGCGCCTTCCGGATGCCGCTGCGGGAGCAGAAAATGATCGCCACAGTGCACACTTGGCGCTACATCGCGCTCGGTGGGCTGCTGGGTGGCGCGGCGCTGTTCGGGGTGTTCACCGCCAGGCGGAACGGCTCCCGAGAGCGGGTCGAGCACAGGACGACGACGGCAGCGGCCGTCGCACTCGCCGGGGCGGTCCCCGCGACCGCGTTGGGAATCCCGGGGGCCCTGGTGTTGCGTGCTCCGTTGGAGGAGTTCCTGGGGCTGCGGATCGACCACTGGATGCTGCTGCCGAGCCCGGTGTGGGTGCTGCTCGGAATACTGCTCCCCGCGCTCGCCGCCGCCGCGGGGGTGGTGGGCGAACGAGCGAGCGGACGGTTCCGCCGCGGTTGA
- a CDS encoding lactate dehydrogenase-like 2-hydroxyacid dehydrogenase (product_source=COG1052; cath_funfam=3.40.50.720; cog=COG1052; pfam=PF00389,PF02826; superfamily=51735), with protein sequence MSSRILVTRSIPDSALRLLDSVGDVRLCSQSRAMTPAELHEAVHGAEAVVTMLHDRIDGEVLDAAGPSLRVVANVAVGYDNVDVSALDRRGVLLTNTPGVLTDATADLTFGLLLMATRRLAEGERLIRSGTPWAWNFSFMLGSGLQGKTLGIVGMGQIGRAVARRARAFGMDVVYTARNRVESEVERELDASFLPLSRLLRDSDVVSLHCPLTESTRHLIDGAALSGMKSSAVLLNTSRGAVVDERALAHALRDGTIGGAGLDVFENEPAVEPELLELDNVVMVPHLGSATAETRTAMAELAARNVVGVLDGSGPVSPVNG encoded by the coding sequence GTGAGTTCTCGGATCCTGGTCACCCGCTCGATTCCCGATTCGGCGTTGCGACTGCTGGACTCGGTGGGTGATGTGCGGCTCTGCAGTCAGAGTCGAGCGATGACCCCGGCGGAGCTGCACGAGGCCGTGCACGGTGCCGAGGCGGTGGTCACCATGCTGCACGACCGGATCGACGGCGAGGTCCTCGACGCGGCGGGGCCGTCGTTGCGCGTGGTCGCCAATGTCGCGGTGGGCTACGACAACGTCGATGTGTCCGCACTGGACCGACGTGGGGTACTGCTGACCAACACGCCCGGGGTGCTCACCGATGCCACGGCGGATCTGACGTTCGGGCTGTTGCTGATGGCCACCCGCAGGCTCGCGGAGGGGGAACGGTTGATCCGCTCGGGTACCCCCTGGGCGTGGAACTTCTCTTTCATGCTGGGCAGCGGTTTGCAGGGCAAGACGCTGGGAATCGTCGGGATGGGCCAGATCGGCCGTGCCGTGGCACGCAGAGCACGTGCCTTCGGCATGGATGTCGTCTACACCGCTCGGAATCGCGTGGAGTCCGAGGTCGAGCGCGAGCTGGACGCGAGTTTTCTGCCGCTGTCGCGGCTGCTGCGCGACTCGGACGTGGTGTCGCTGCACTGCCCGCTGACCGAATCCACCAGGCACCTGATCGACGGTGCGGCCCTGTCCGGCATGAAGTCCTCGGCGGTACTGCTCAACACCAGTCGTGGTGCCGTGGTCGACGAACGTGCCCTGGCACACGCTCTCCGGGACGGCACTATCGGCGGAGCCGGACTGGACGTGTTCGAGAACGAGCCGGCGGTGGAGCCCGAGCTGCTCGAACTGGACAACGTGGTGATGGTGCCGCACCTCGGCTCGGCCACTGCCGAGACGCGTACGGCGATGGCCGAGTTGGCCGCCCGCAACGTGGTCGGTGTGCTCGACGGTAGTGGCCCGGTTTCACCGGTCAACGGTTGA
- a CDS encoding putative ATPase (product_source=KO:K07478; cath_funfam=1.10.3710.10,1.10.8.60,1.20.272.10,3.40.50.300; cog=COG2256; ko=KO:K07478; pfam=PF00004,PF12002,PF16193; smart=SM00382; superfamily=48019,52540), with translation MTDGLFDNGSFHSGLLDGGLFGADAEDRAEQRLAENAPLAVRMRPRTLDEVIGQDHLLGSGAPLRRLVEGAAPASVLLHGPPGTGKTTLAGLVSQATGRRFVALSALSAGVKEVRGVIEEARRRLGHSGEATVLFIDEVHRFSKTQQDALLSAVEDRTVLLVAATTENPSFSVVSPLLSRSLVLQLRPLGEQEVRQLVLRAVTEQRGLDGEFRLEEEAEQHLVALAGGDARRALTALEAASEAAAATGSTTIDLATVEATVDKAAVRYDRDGDQHYDVASAFIKSIRGSDVDAALHYLARMIEAGEDPRFIARRLVVHASEDVGMADPTAMQSAVATAQAVQFIGMPEGRLALAQTTVHLATAPKSNAVITAIDAALADVRAGRAGTVPAHLRDGHYAGAERQGNAIGYRYPHDRPEGVLEQQYPPDSLVGRNYYEPNGRGEERTLAERLPKLRNIVRGDHQ, from the coding sequence GTGACTGATGGCCTGTTCGACAACGGTTCGTTCCACAGCGGTCTGCTGGACGGCGGCCTGTTCGGTGCTGATGCCGAGGACCGCGCCGAACAGCGACTCGCCGAGAACGCGCCGTTGGCGGTGCGGATGCGTCCCCGGACGCTCGACGAAGTCATCGGGCAGGATCACCTCCTCGGCTCCGGAGCGCCGCTGCGCCGTCTCGTGGAGGGGGCGGCCCCCGCCTCGGTGCTGCTGCACGGGCCACCCGGTACCGGCAAGACCACCCTGGCCGGACTGGTCTCACAGGCCACCGGACGTCGTTTCGTGGCGCTGTCCGCGCTCTCGGCGGGTGTCAAAGAGGTGCGCGGGGTGATCGAGGAGGCACGGCGCAGGCTCGGGCACTCGGGTGAGGCCACCGTGCTGTTCATCGACGAGGTACACCGTTTCTCCAAGACACAACAGGATGCGCTGCTCTCCGCGGTCGAGGACCGGACCGTGCTGCTGGTGGCCGCCACCACCGAGAACCCCTCGTTCTCCGTGGTCTCACCGTTGCTTTCGCGTTCGCTGGTGCTGCAGCTGCGACCGCTCGGTGAACAAGAGGTCCGTCAGCTGGTGCTGCGCGCCGTGACCGAACAACGCGGGCTGGACGGCGAGTTCCGCCTGGAGGAGGAGGCCGAGCAGCATCTGGTGGCGCTGGCAGGGGGAGACGCGCGCCGCGCGCTGACGGCGCTGGAGGCCGCTTCCGAAGCGGCGGCCGCCACCGGCTCCACCACCATCGACCTCGCCACCGTCGAGGCGACGGTGGACAAGGCGGCCGTGCGCTACGACCGCGACGGTGACCAGCACTACGATGTCGCCAGCGCGTTCATCAAATCCATCCGCGGTTCGGACGTGGACGCCGCGCTGCACTACCTGGCCAGAATGATCGAGGCGGGGGAGGACCCACGTTTCATCGCACGCAGGCTCGTGGTGCACGCCAGCGAGGATGTCGGCATGGCCGATCCCACCGCGATGCAGAGCGCCGTGGCGACCGCCCAAGCGGTGCAGTTCATCGGAATGCCGGAGGGCAGGTTGGCGCTGGCACAGACCACGGTGCATCTGGCCACCGCCCCCAAGTCCAACGCCGTGATCACGGCCATCGACGCCGCGCTGGCCGATGTCCGTGCCGGCAGGGCCGGAACCGTGCCCGCGCATCTGCGGGACGGGCACTACGCGGGTGCCGAGCGACAGGGGAACGCCATCGGGTACCGCTATCCGCACGATCGCCCGGAAGGAGTGCTCGAACAGCAGTACCCGCCCGATTCGCTGGTCGGCAGGAACTACTACGAGCCCAACGGGCGTGGTGAGGAACGAACACTGGCGGAACGGCTGCCGAAACTGCGCAACATCGTTCGCGGGGATCACCAGTAG